One segment of Brassica napus cultivar Da-Ae chromosome C3, Da-Ae, whole genome shotgun sequence DNA contains the following:
- the LOC106447629 gene encoding histone-lysine N-methyltransferase SUVR4 — protein sequence MQPLVLNDERVRRACEKTRELKIPDDKTLLVLRKLLRENGENWGIIKLDNYSALIDAIYSLDEENETPVNNKRGKSVVVGADTTLYRVKRNEKQSEGSSNGIRGKNVVVNVVDSPHSAIPKKQSKISSYVNRGKNDVLIDPSPRASLKKQSEGSSNGNRGKNDVVIDPSPSSTLKKQSEGSSYGNRGKNAVVGTDFPHSATLKKQSEGSSNGNRGKNALVLDSPHSVTLKKQSEGSSNGNRGKNYMLIDPSPSSTLKKATKTSSNGNRGKNAVVGTDPPQPSATLKKLSTGSSNGSREKNVDSPATLKTIYETRFATSSSSVEGVQQQPQTSNGVRKRKYKTIIHDITKGSESVEISLVDDFGTEKVPTFTYIPHNIVYQSAYVHVSLARISDDDCCASCKGDCLSADFPCACARETSGEYAYTKEGLLKEEFLDTCLKMKKAPDTFNKFYCQDCPLERDHGKCQGHLIRKFVKECWRKCGCDMLCGNRVVQRGIRCQLQVYFTSEGKGWGVRPLQDLPKGTFVYEYIGEILTNTELYERNLRLSSERHTYPVTLDADWGSEKDLKDEEALCLDATICGNVARFVNHRCGDANLIDIPVQIETPDRHYYHIAFFTIRDVKAMEELTWDYMIDFSDESHPVKAFRCSCGSELCRDKKPIGSRGKSGERRKVVHAKRQPDTKAVPLKRK from the exons ATGCAACCACTGGTGCTCAACGACGAGAGGGTGCGCAGAGCTTGTGAGAAAACAAGGGAGCTCAAGATTCCTGATGATAAGACTCTCCTTGTGCTTAGGAAGCTGCTGAGAGAGAACGGTGAGAATTGGGGTATTATTAAACTGGATAACTATTCTGCATTGATCGATGCTATCTACTCTCTTGATGAAGAGAATGAGACGCCAGTTAACAACAAAAGAGGGAAGAGTGTTGTTGTGGGCGCTGACACTACTCTGTATAGAGTGAAGAGAAACGAGAAACAAAGTGAAGGTTCATCTAATGGTATTAGAGGGAAGAATGTTGTGGTCAATGTCGTTGACTCTCCTCATAGTGCTATTCCAAAGAAGCAAAGCAAAATTTCATCTTATGTCAACAGAGGGAAGAATGATGTGCTCATTGACCCTTCTCCTCGTGCTAGTTTGAAGAAGCAAAGCGAAGGCTCATCTAATGGCAATAGAGGGAAGAATGATGTGGTCATTGACCCTTCTCCTAGTTCTACTCTGAAAAAGCAAAGTGAAGGTTCATCTTATGGCAATAGAGGGAAGAATGCTGTTGTGGGCACTGACTTTCCTCATAGTGCTACTTTGAAAAAGCAAAGCGAAGGTTCATCTAATGGCAATAGAGGGAAGAATGCTTTGGTCCTTGACTCTCCTCATAGTGTTACTCTGAAGAAGCAAAGTGAAGGTTCATCTAATGGCAATAGAGGGAAGAATTATATGCTCATCGACCCTTCTCCTAGTTCTACTCTGAAGAAGGCAACTAAAACTTCATCTAATGGCAATAGAGGGAAGAATGCTGTTGTGGGCACTGACCCTCCTCAACCTAGTGCTACTCTGAAGAAGCTAAGCACAGGTTCATCTAATGGCAGTAGAGAGAAGAATGTTGACTCTCCTGCTACTCTGAAAACAATATATGAAACCCGTTTTGCAACCTCAAGCTCGTCCGTTGAGGGAGTCCAGCAGCAGCCACAGACTAGCAATGGTGTCCGCAAGAGAAAGTATAAAACCATTATCCATGACATAACCAAAGGCTCAGAGAGCGTTGAGATCTCCCTGGTTGACGATTTTGGGACTGAGAAAGTGCCCACTTTCACTTACATCCCTCACAACATTGTATACCAAAGTGCTTATGTGCATGTCTCTCTGGCTCGCATTTCCGATGACGACTGTTGCGCAAGCTGCAAGGGGGACTGCCTTTCAGCTGACTTCCCATGTGCTTGTGCTCGTGAAACCAGTGGAGAATATGCGTATACCAAAGAAGGGTTACTAAAGGAGGAGTTTCTTGACACTTGTCTTAAGATGAAAAAGGCACCAGATacctttaataaattttactgcCAAGACTGCCCTTTAGAGAGAGATCATGGTAAATGCCAAGGGCACTTGATCAGGAAGTTCGTTAAGGAATGCTGGAGAAAGTGTGGGTGTGATATGCTGTGTGGTAATCGAGTAGTACAGAGAGGGATTAGGTGCCAACTTCAGGTTTACTTTACCTCGGAAGGGAAAGGATGGGGTGTTAGACCGCTGCAAGACTTGCCGAAAGGAACCTTTGTCTATGAATACATTGGTGAAATATTGACCAACACGGAGTTATACGAGCGGAATCTAAGACTTAGTAGTGAGCGGCATACATATCCTGTAACTCTGGATGCAGACTGGGGTTCTGAAAAGGATTTGAAAGATGAAGAAGCTCTCTGCCTGGACGCCACAATCTGTGGAAATGTCGCTAGGTTTGTTAATCATAG ATGTGGGGATGCAAACTTGATTGATATTCCGGTACAAATAGAGACTCCTGACAGACATTATTACCAT ATTGCCTTTTTTACCATTCGAGATGTGAAGGCCATGGAAGAACTGACATGG GATTACATGATAGATTTCAGTGATGAAAGTCATCCTGTGAAGGCATTTAGATGTAGCTGCGGAAGTGAGTTATGCAGAGACAAAAAGCCAATAG GATCACGAGGCAAGTCGGGAGAAAGAAGAAAGGTTGTTCATGCTAAAAGACAACCAG ATACCAAAGCAGTGCCATTAAAGCGGAAATGA
- the LOC106447631 gene encoding diphthine--ammonia ligase: protein MKVVALVSGGKDSCYVMMKCIQYGHEIVALANLLPVDDSVDELDSYMYQTVGHQIIVSYAECMNVPLFRRRIRGSSRHQKLSYQMTPDDEVEDMFVLLSEVKRQIPSITAVSSGAIASDYQRLRVESICSRLGLVSLAFLWKQDQTSLLQEMIANGIKAILVKVAAIGLDPSKHLGKDLAFMEPHLLKLKELYGSNVCGEGGEYETLTLDCPLFTRARIVLDEFEVKLHSPDSIAPVGVLHPTVFHLEKKGNADSSSLEEEPGLVFEVQGDGPNPPESTRQLDNGIADVVGQTRTRVNLSKTGKDNTFSICCWLEDSSESSTGLKEDLETVLTEIESQLSKHGVSWQNVLYIHLYISDMSEFAVANETYVRFITQEKCPFGVPSRSTIALPLVQAGLGKAYVEVLVANDHSKRVLHVQSISSWAPSCIGPYSQATLHKGVLHMAGHLGLDPPTMNLRKEGAVAELNQALTNSEAIAEAFRCSISSSAILFVVFCSARTKESERNQLHEQFVSFLDLAKSSRRVANVIDPIFLYILVPDLPKSALVEVKPVLYVEEDEKTDDETRQGQLGEGDYSCWGYKPEKWHQDCLQTRVIDGKICLNVLSISAEVMRKLDEPSGDEEEQLKRVSRFCVNPLNKTLSENSFSWQDTTSLRIHFSTSLGVSVERLSDIFETAFKVLNEMSGGGVAFNGLKEPIFNLVPVLGAGNTSASLDNIITCELFSLRS, encoded by the exons atgaaggTTGTGGCTTTAGTGAGTGGCGGCAAAGATAGCTGCTATGTCATGATGAAGTGTATCCAATACGGCCACGAG ATCGTTGCATTGGCGAACTTGTTACCGGTTGATGATTCGGTTGATGAGCTGGACAGCTACATGTATCAAACT GTAGGCCACCAGATTATTGTGAGCTATGCAGAATGCATGAATGTGCCATTGTTCAGAAGGAGAATCAGAGGTTCTTCCAG GCATCAGAAACTTAGCTACCAAATGACTCCAGatgatgaagtagaagatatGTTTGTGTTGCTGAGTGAAGTGAAGAGACAGATACCTTCCATCACTGCAGTATCTTCTGGCGCCATTGCATCAGACTACCAGCGTCTGCGTGTGGAGAGTATTTGTTCACGGTTAGGTCTTGTTTCCTTGGCGTTTTTGTGGAAACAAGACCAGACTTCGCTTCTTCAGGAAATG ATAGCTAATGGGATCAAAGCTATTTTAGTCAAGGTGGCGGCAATAGGGTTGGATCCCTCGAAGCATTTAGGGAAAGACTTAGCCTTCATGGAACCACATCTTTTGAAGCTGAAAGA GTTATATGGAAGTAATGTTTGCGGTGAAGGAGGAGAATATGAGACTCTAACTCTGGATTGCCCACTATTCACT AGAGCGAGAATCGTGCTTGATGAATTTGAAGTTAAGCTACACTCTCCAGATTCTATTGCACCTGTTGGAGTTCTCCATCCAACGGTCTTCCATCTCGAAAAGAAGGGAAATGCAGACTCTAGTTCCCTTGAGGAGGAGCCAGGTTTAGTGTTTGAGGTACAAGGAGATGGTCCTAACCCACCAGAATCTACTCGCCAACTCGATAATGGAATCGCTGATGTAGTTGGACAGACAAGAACCAGAGTTAACTTATCAAAGACCGGGAAAGACAACACATTCTCCATTTGCTGCTGGCTTGAAGATTCTAGTGAATCTTCAACAG GTCTGAAAGAAGATCTTGAGACTGTTCTTACAGAAATAGAGTCGCAGCTTTCGAAACATGGAGTTAGCTGGCAGAATGTTTTGTACATTCATCTTTACATCTCCGATATGAGTGAATTTGCTGTGGCAAATGAGACTTATGTGAGGTTTATCACACAAGAGAAGTGCCCTTTTGGTGTTCCTTCACGTAGTACAATAGCGCTTCCTTTGGTACAAGCGGGTCTTGGTAAAGCCTACGTTGAGGTTTTAGTCGCAAATGACCACAGCAAAAGGGTTCTCCATGTACAGAGCATCTCTTCCTGGGCACCTAGCTGCATCGGACCTTATAGTCAG GCCACTCTGCACAAGGGTGTTCTTCACATGGCTGGACACTTAGGGCTTGACCCTCCCACGATGAATCTTCGAAAGGAAGGCGCAGTTGCCGAGCTGAATCAAGCATTGACGAACAGTGAGGCAATAGCAGAGGCTTTTAGATGCTCAATCTCTTCATCAGCTATTCTCTTTGTGGTGTTCTGTTCAGCACGCACAAAGGAATCAGAGAGGAACCAACTTCATGAACAGTTTGTTTCCTTCTTGGATTTAGCAAAGTCTTCTCGGAGGGTAGCCAATGTCATCGATCCTATTTTCCTTTACATCCTTGTCCCTGATCTCCCCAAAAG TGCTCTTGTTGAAGTAAAACCTGTCTTATACGTCGAAGAAGACGAAAAGACCGATGATGAAACCAGACAAGGTCAACTGGGTGAAGGAGACTACAGTTGTTGGGGATATAAGCCAGAGAAATGGCACCAAGATTGTCTGCAGACACGAGTTATTGATGGGAAAATATGTTTGAATGTGCTCTCCATCTCTGCCGAAGtgatgaggaagcttgatgaACCTTCcggagatgaagaagaacaaCTGAAGAGAGTATCGAGATTCTGTGTTAACCCTCTCAACAAAACCTTGTCTGAAAATTCATTCTCTTGGCAAGACACCACG AGCTTAAGAATACACTTCTCTACAAGTCTTGGTGTGTCCGTAGAGAGGTTATCCGACATTTTTGAAACTGCATTCAAAGTGCTTAACGAGATGAGTGGCGGCGGAGTTGCATTCAACGGCCTGAAAGAACCTATATTCAATCTGGTTCCTGTCCTTGGTGCTGGAAACACTTCTGCTTCGCTCGACAACATAATCACCTGTGAACTATTCTCCCTAAGGTCGTAA
- the LOC106447632 gene encoding peroxisome biogenesis protein 12 — protein MLFQVGGDGTRPTFFEMAAAQQLPASLRAALTYSLGVFALRRSFLHKILDYEDEFYAALMLVLEGHSLRTTDASFAESLYGLRRKSARLRLRKGSGEEEVQHSGLEKRQRILSVVFLVVLPYFKSKLHAIYNKEREARLRESLWGMVDQGFDEADFFTGEEPVVSRGDSGNQEVSVRVQLATKIKKFIAVCYPWIHASSEGLSFSFQLLYLLDATRFYSLGLQALGIQVCRATGQELMDTSSRISKIRNHERERLRGPPWLKTVQGALLTCSYAVLDYAQTGLIAAVFIFKMMEWWYQSAEERLTAPTVYPPPPPPPAPKVAKEGIPLPPDSSLCALCLQKRANPSAVTVSGFVFCYSCVFKYVTKYKRCPVTLIPASVDQIRRLFHDT, from the exons atgcTGTTTCAGGTGGGAGGCGATGGCACACGCCCTACCTTCTTCGAGATGGCTGCGGCTCAGCAGCTTCCAGCTAGCCTCCGCGCCGCTCTCACATACTCACTCGGC GTTTTTGCTTTGAGAAGATCGTTTCTTCATAAAATCTTAGACTACGAGGACGAGTTCTATGCTGCTCTGATGCTTGTTCTCGAAGGACATAGCTTACGAACCACAG ATGCTTCGTTTGCTGAATCATTGTATGGTTTGAGGAGGAAGTCAGCGAgattgaggttgaggaaaggttccggagaagaagaagttcaacattCTGGGTTAGAGAAACGCCAGAGGATCCTTTCTGTTGTGTTTCTG gttgTGTTACCTTATTTCAAATCGAAGTTGCATGCGATATATAACAAGGAGAGGGAAGCGAGGCTCAGGGAAAGTTTATGGGGAATGGTGGATCAAGGGTTTGATGAAGCTGACTTCTTCACAGGAGAGGAACCAGTTGTTTCAAGAGGGGATAGTGGGAATCAAGAGGTTTCTGTTCGAGTGCAGTTAGCTACGAAGATTAAAAAGTTTATAGCTGTGTGCTATCCTTGGATACATGCATCAAGTGAAG GATTATCATTCAGTTTCCAGCTCTTATATCTACTGGACGCTACTAGATTCTATTCTCTCGGCCTTCAAGCTCTTGGGATCCAAGTTTGTCGAGCTACAGGGCAAGAACTG ATGGATACTTCTTCAAGAATTTCAAAGATACGGAACCATGAGCGTGAGAGACTTCGTGGTCCTCCATGGTTAAAA ACAGTGCAAGGGGCTCTTCTTACCTGTTCATATGCGGTACTTGACTACGCCCAAACCGGTTTGATTGCAGCAGTTTTTATCTTTAAA ATGATGGAATGGTGGTATCAATCAGCTGAAGAGAGATTGACAGCTCCAACCGTGTacccaccacctccaccacctccaGCCCCTAAG GTGGCTAAAGAAGGAATCCCTCTACCTCCAGACAGTTCCCTCTGTGCGTTATGCTTGCAAAAACGTGCAAACCCGTCAGCTGTCACAGTCTCTGGATTTGTTTTCTGCTATTCCTGCGTATTTAAGTATGTTACAAAG TACAAGCGATGTCCAGTGACATTGATTCCGGCAAGCGTGGATCAGATAAGGAGGCTGTTTCACGACACTTAG
- the LOC106448986 gene encoding uncharacterized protein LOC106448986, with amino-acid sequence MRFKLPFESLEDCKPLWEKVEFNKKKLGISCQCIPEKEIEPTVDKEAIVEECQEDAIVEECHAEAEGGEVGRDDEGEDATSGGEASESDEQSIDSEAGLSEKSESDDDVEIPDEDEEYPATDDSSGDEEEQAERLVKRNVPDGVFSLRQLFNTGEEFKENVLRYILKTRRNVVFDRWEKTKLGAKYNENDCGWHIYCSLENPIGKWMVKTYEDEHQCHPVGRCSRSESGDS; translated from the exons ATGCGGTTCAAGCTCCCGTTTGAAAGTCTTGAAGATTGTAAACCTTTGTGGGAAAAAGTGGAGTTTAACAAGAAGAAGTTGGGAATCTCATGTCAATG CATACCTGAAAAGGAAATAGAGCCAACCGTGGATAAAGAGGCGATCGTTGAAGAATGTCAGGAAGATGCGATCGTTGAAGAATGTCATGCAGAGGCTGAAGGTGGTGAGGTTGGAAGAGATGATGAAGGTGAAGATGCCACATCTGGGGGCGAAGCATCAGAATCTGATGAACAAAGTATAGATTCTGAGGCAGGTTTATCCGAGAAATCTGAATCTGATGATGATGTTGAG ATTCCAGATGAGGATGAAGAATACCCTGCGACTGATGACTCATCAGGTGACGAAGAAGAACAAGCTGAGAGGTTGGTGAAAAGAAATGTGCCTGATGGGGTTTTTAGTCTGAGGCAATTGTTCAATACCGGTGAGGAGTTTAAAGAGAATGTTCTTCGATACATTCTGAAGACGAGGAGAAATGTTGTCTTCGATAGATGGGAGAAGACTAAACTCGGTGCAAAATATAATGAGAATGATTGTGGGTGGCACATCTATTGCTCATTGGAGAATCCAATTGGGAAATGGATGGTGAAAACCTATGAAGATGAGCATCAATGTCATCCTGTTGGGAGGTGTAGCAGATCAGAGTCCGGTGATAGCTGA
- the LOC106448987 gene encoding uncharacterized protein LOC106448987 produces MSAPEIKDEMKRRYNIIISPPQSQVARIMIFDKLQAETNEQFARLRDYEAEIKRTNKNTTVEINTIRREDGEEMFPQIYICFDRLKRSWKQNCRPIIGLDGTFLKHSVQGMILTAIGRDPNNQIYPIAWAVVSAENNDNWEWFVHMLKLDLDLGESENISIIFDMHRSLIHGVSKELPKAKHRACARHIYANLKKLHKSDTLKPLFWRVASSYNDADFKMNIKTFIEFDPQACDDLLKKDHRTWCRAYFRVGCCCVDTHNNLIESFNRILKAARKKPFVQMLELIRRDAMQRIANMYLIACKETGRHTKKVRKEIEKSCEEAHHFYSVSSIGGKYEIVEGTNGYLVHLNRRTCKWKETYHKGLKPLIGPKFWEETGGKRIFASPYKRPPGRPKGKARIKGVHESPSKKKVGREGREGHCGLCGEKGHNSRRCPRESQEDRAKSSRLNEEAQLEGQVQAQLQAQEEANEEAQEDTEMEADLMAQIGGGQAHEEAEVQDDSSTTPQLTQVLRRSSRLASLLFG; encoded by the exons ATGAGTGCTCCAGAAATCAAAGATGAAATGAAGAGGAGGTACAACATCATCATCTCACCTCCACAATCACAAGTTGCTAGGATAATGATCTTTGATAAACTCCAAGCTGAAACTAACGAGCAGTTTGCACGGTTAAGAGATTATGAGGCTGAAATTAAGAG GACAAATAAAAACACCACCGTCGAGATCAACACCATCAGAAGAGAGGATGGAGAAGAAATGTTCCCCCAAatctatatttgttttgataggCTAAAGAGGTCATGGAAACAGAACTGCAGACCCATCATCGGCTTAGATGGTACGTTCTTAAAACACTCTGTCCAAGGGATGATTCTCACAGCAATAGGAAGGGATCCGAATAATCAGATATATCCCATAGCTTGGGCAGTAGTGTCAGCTGAGAACAATGATAACTGGGAATGGTTCGTTCACATGTTGAAGCTTGACTTGGATTTGGGAGAAAGTGAAAACATTTCTATTATATTTGACATGCATAGGAGTTTGATTCATGGTGTTTCTAAGGAGTTGCCGAAGGCTAAGCATCGAGCATGTGCTAGACACATCTACGCCAATCTGAAAAAATTGCATAAGTCTGACACTTTGAAGCCCCTCTTTTGGAGAGTTGCAAGCAGTTATAACGATGCTGATTTCAAGATGAACATCAAAACTTTCATAGAATTTGATCCGCAGGCATGTGACGATCTGCTGAAGAAAGATCACCGTACTTGGTGCAGAGCCTATTTTAGGGTTGGTTGCTGTTGTGTTGATACTCACAACAATCTGATAGAGTCTTTCAATAGGATTTTGAAGGCTGCAAGGAAGAAGCCATTTGTGCAGATGCTTGAGCTCATTAGGAGAGATGCAATGCAAAGAATAGCGAACATGTACCTAATAGCTTGTAAGGAGACTGGAAGACACACAAAGAAAGTAAGAAAGGAGATAGAGAAGTCTTGTGAGGAAGCACATCACTTTTACTCAGTCTCAAGTATTGGGGGAAAATATGAGATTGTGGAGGGGACAAATGGCTACTTGGTGCATCTCAATAGGCGCACCTGT AAATGGAAAGAGACTTACCACAAAGGTTTGAAGCCGCTTATTGGTCCTAAGTTTTGGGAAGAAACGGGAGGAAAACGCATCTTTGCATCACCTTATAAACGACCACCAGGTAGACCAAAAGGTAAAGCAAGGATCAAGGGTGTCCATGAATCACCTTCTAAAAAGAAGGTTGGCCGAGAAGGAAGAGAAGGACATTGTGGTTTATGTGGTGAAAAGGGACATAACTCAAGGAGGTGTCCACGTGAG TCTCAGGAGGACAGGGCGAAGAGCAGTCGTCTTAATGAGGAAGCTCAGTTGGAGGGACAAGTTCAAGCTCAACTACAAGCTCAAGAGGAAGCAAATGAAGAAGCACAAGAGGATACTGAGATGGAAGCTGATTTAATGGCTCAGATAGGAGGAGGCCAAGCACACGAGGAGGCTGAAGTTCAAGATGATTCTTCTACGACACCACAACTAACTCAAGTTCTCCGAAGAAGCAGTCGTTTGGCTTCATTGTTGTTTGGTTGA
- the BNAC03G33660D gene encoding uncharacterized protein BNAC03G33660D, with protein sequence MNIVIEHNPSSIKLAELGVMSWPKWSCQPGKYALVFEERETCYLLKGKVKVYQKGSSEFVEFGAGDLVIIPKGLSCTWDVSLFIDKHYKFDPPTSL encoded by the exons ATGAATATCGTAATCGAACACAACCCTTCTAGCATAAAGTTAGCTGAACTTGGAGTAATGTCATGGCCTAA ATGGTCTTGTCAGCCGGGGAAATATGCATTGGTATTTGAAGAAAGAGAGACATGCTATTTGTTGAAGGGGAAGGTGAAGGTGTATCAAAAAGGGTCATCAGAGTTTGTAGAGTTTGGTGCAGGAGACCTTGTGATCATCCCCAAGGGACTAAGCTGCACTTGGGACGTATCTCTTTTCATTGACAAGCACTACAAGTTCGATCCTCCTACTTCTCTATAA
- the LOC106447630 gene encoding 60S ribosomal protein L23: MSKRGRGGTSGNKFRMSLGLPVAATVNCADNTGAKNLYIISVKGIKGRLNRLPSACVGDMVMATVKKGKPDLRKKVLPAVIVRQRKPWRRKDGVFMYFEDNAGVIVNPKGEMKGSAITGPIGKECADLWPRIASAANAIV, encoded by the exons ATGTCGAAGCGAG gaAGAGGAGGAACCTCTGGTAACAAGTTCAGGATGTCACTGGGTCTTCCAGTGGCAGCCACCGTGAACTGTGCTGACAACACCGGAGCCAAGAACCTTTACATCATCTCCGTTAAAGGTATCAAGGGTCGTCTTAACCGTCTGCCATCAGCCTGTGTTGGTGACATGGTTATGGCTACTGTCAAGAAGGGTAAACCTGATCTCCGTAAGAAGGTTCTGCCTGCTGTCATTGTTAGGCAGAGGAAGCCATGGCGCCGAAAGGATGGTGTCTTCATGTACTTCGAAG ATAATGCTGGTGTCATTGTCAATCCCAAGGGTGAAATGAAGG GATCTGCTATCACTGGACCAATCGGAAAGGAGTGTGCTGACCTGTGGCCAAGGATCGCTAGTGCTGCAAACGCTATCGTTTAA
- the LOC106447627 gene encoding uncharacterized protein LOC106447627 — protein MANLLHLQLSSPSSSSHIAASVRRRYSTLNCEIDLWRSFFIRSSVVCRASRGGRFRFKDELFDDGGFTGFDFGYRKKKRPWWWLDDDDDDDDDLMIDDEDWSMVFEVFRTLSWMLAPIGMSLLLGTDSNAGLMALAVPLVQSVMSLVFSKVLSRPSVVRPVDRSRRGTFSRTRKARQVKNMNGDSVDKGGYKSWMVGGDAGDNSTGSVYGGWDDLDKRYEIPSNDNVRPEQQSKRRNSSRRWRVKEKPLLLRMLFAAFPFLSSWTKLLF, from the exons ATGGCGAATCTGCTCCATCTTCAGctatcttctccttcttcttcctcacatATAGCTGCTTCCGTCAGACGCAGATACTCTACTCTGAATTGCGAGATTGATCTCTGGAGAAGCTTCTTTATCCGTAGCTCCGTCGTATGCCGCGCTTCTCGCGGTGGACGGTTCAGATTCAAAGATGAGCTCTTTGACGACGGAGGTTTCACTGGATTTGATTTTGGTtacagaaagaagaagaggcCGTGGTGGTGGCTAGACGACGatgatgacgacgacgatgattTGATGATTGACGATGAAGACTGGAGTATGGTCTTTGAg GTGTTCAGGACGTTAAGCTGGATGCTTGCGCCCATAGGCATGTCTTTGCTTCTTGGAACAGACTCAAACGCTGGTTTAATGGCGTTAGCAGTTCCTCTAGTGCAGTCCGTGATGTCACTTGTGTTTAGTAAGGTCTTGAGCAGGCCCAGTGTTGTTAGACCTGTAGATAGAAGCAGAAGAGGAACGTTTTCAAGAACAAGGAAAGCTAGGCAAGTAAAGAACATGAATGGTGATAGTGTGGATAAGGGAGGATACAAGTCATGGATGGTCGGAGGAGATGCTGGTGATAACAGCACAGGCTCTGTTTATGGAGGTTGGGATGATCTAGATAAGAGATATGAGATTCCTTCAAACGACAATGTTCGTCCAGAGCAACAGTCTAAGAGAAGAAATAGTAGTCGAAGGTGGAGAGTTAAGGAGAAGCCATTGCTCTTGAGGATGCTATTTGCTGCTTTTCCCTTTTTGAGTTCATGGACCAAATTGTTATTTTGA
- the LOC106447626 gene encoding uncharacterized protein LOC106447626 — MVRQKFACPVLEINLISAQDLSLVSKNMKTYSVAWINTDPMRKLTTRVDQANRSNPIWNEKFVFRVNDKTLQADVSAIVIEIYAAAWSKDALVGTVNVLLSDLFAPWSGFGDGDDGGGGNNNMRLVTLQIRRPSGRLQGFLRLGVALLDGGQRSMPLSSEVNDVKRDGQDGVKMMHRRTNSDLTDLTTSTNDYGVKTGVVTGGARVSGGNNGGGGGGGGGSVVVGVDSMVNGSYCNSDIGPSASVVAAAIAQGLYNRQKTAVKAVAVKEDASSILEGKTEGMELRVERWRAEKKVAVGAVETSTSSSEDSSGKGGRRPRRRRRKEKVRRRRSRDGEGKKGLFSCFGNVFGCEISITCGGGGGDSTKKKRRKNKNKVANLSAVDETFSHSAA; from the coding sequence ATGGTCCGGCAAAAATTCGCATGTCCTGTTCTCGAAATCAACTTAATCTCAGCGCAAGACCTATCCCTCGTTTCGAAAAACATGAAAACGTACTCCGTCGCGTGGATCAACACCGACCCGATGCGAAAACTCACGACCCGTGTCGACCAAGCAAACCGATCTAACCCAATATGGAACGAGAAGTTCGTGTTTCGCGTCAACGACAAGACCCTCCAAGCTGACGTGTCAGCTATTGTGATTGAGATCTACGCAGCGGCTTGGTCTAAAGACGCGCTTGTCGGGACCGTGAACGTTCTTCTAAGCGATCTCTTTGCTCCTTGGTCTGGCTTCGGCGACGGCGACGACGGCGGCGGCGGGAATAACAACATGAGGCTCGTGACGCTTCAGATCCGTCGTCCTTCGGGGAGGCTTCAAGGGTTTTTACGGTTAGGCGTTGCGCTTCTTGACGGTGGTCAACGGAGTATGCCGTTATCGTCAGAGGTTAACGATGTGAAGAGAGACGGTCAAGATGGTGTGAAGATGATGCATCGTCGTACGAATAGCGATCTGACGGATTTAACGACGTCGACGAATGATTACGGGGTGAAAACAGGTGTTGTTACCGGCGGAGCAAGAGTTTCCGGCGGCAATAACGGcggaggaggtggtggaggaggagggagTGTTGTGGTTGGTGTGGATAGTATGGTGAATGGTTCGTATTGTAACTCAGATATTGGACCGTCGGCGTCCGTCGTTGCGGCTGCGATTGCTCAGGGGCTTTACAATAGACAGAAAACAGCGGTTAAAGCGGTTGCGGTTAAGGAGGACGCGAGTTCGATACTCGAAGGGAAGACGGAAGGGATGGAGCTTAGAGTGGAGAGGTGGAGAGCGGAGAAAAAAGTCGCGGTTGGAGCGGTTGAAACGTCTACATCATCGAGCGAAGATTCTAGCGGGAAAGGAGGAAGGAGGCCGAGAAGGAGGAGAAGGAAGGAGAAAGTGAGGCGGAGGAGATCAAGAGATGGAGAAGGTAAGAAAGGgttgttttcatgttttgggAATGTGTTTGGATGTGAGATTTCGATTACCTGcggcggtggaggaggagacAGCACTAAGAAGAAGAGACGTAAGAACAAGAATAAAGTAGCAAACCTTAGTGCTGTAGACGAAACGTTTAGTCATTCCGCGGCTTGA